A window from Deltaproteobacteria bacterium encodes these proteins:
- a CDS encoding DUF192 domain-containing protein gives MAAVACGRAGGEPPAAAPPATESSGAARRPASPSVVFVNAAGDERRVAVELAVTPAERRRGLMFRERLEPGHGMLFLFPREEVQSFWMKNTLIPLDMIFIRSDMTVAGVVERAEPRSLESRAVPTPSQYVLEVPGGWARANGIGPGAPVRFEGVPPPPPR, from the coding sequence ATGGCCGCGGTCGCCTGCGGGCGAGCCGGCGGCGAGCCGCCGGCGGCGGCACCACCGGCGACCGAGTCGTCCGGTGCAGCGCGGCGGCCCGCGTCGCCGTCCGTCGTGTTCGTCAACGCCGCCGGCGACGAGCGGCGCGTCGCCGTCGAACTGGCGGTGACTCCTGCCGAGCGCCGGCGCGGATTGATGTTTCGCGAACGGCTCGAGCCGGGGCACGGCATGCTGTTCTTGTTTCCTCGCGAGGAGGTTCAGAGCTTCTGGATGAAGAACACGCTGATCCCGCTCGACATGATCTTCATTCGCTCCGACATGACGGTCGCCGGTGTCGTCGAGCGGGCCGAACCGCGGTCGCTCGAGTCGCGCGCCGTGCCGACTCCGTCTCAGTACGTCCTCGAGGTGCCCGGCGGCTGGGCGCGCGCGAACGGAATCGGCCCCGGGGCGCCGGTACGGTTCGAAGGCGTGCCACCGCCGCCGCCGCGTTGA